A part of Bacillus thuringiensis genomic DNA contains:
- a CDS encoding response regulator transcription factor → MNKTVLLVEDERRLREIVSDYFRNEGFEVIEAEDGKKALELFAEHEIDLIMLDIMLPEIDGWSVCRRIRKESAVPIIMLTARSDEDDTLLGFELGADEYVTKPFSPKVLVARAKTLLKRADGVVGVAEENVMSLAGIEVNRLSRTVLVDGEEIILTHKEFELLVYLMENKGIVLSRQHLLDQLWGYDYYGDDRTVDTHIKKLRNKLGDKAKHIGTVIRVGYKFEE, encoded by the coding sequence ATGAATAAAACAGTATTGCTTGTTGAAGATGAAAGAAGATTACGTGAAATCGTTAGTGATTATTTTCGTAATGAAGGCTTTGAAGTAATTGAAGCAGAAGACGGGAAAAAAGCGTTAGAATTATTTGCAGAACATGAAATTGATTTAATTATGTTAGATATTATGTTACCTGAAATAGATGGATGGTCTGTTTGTAGACGAATTAGAAAAGAATCAGCGGTACCAATTATTATGCTAACAGCACGTTCAGATGAGGATGATACATTACTAGGGTTCGAATTAGGTGCAGATGAGTATGTAACGAAACCTTTCAGCCCGAAAGTGTTAGTAGCCCGCGCGAAGACGTTATTGAAACGTGCGGATGGCGTGGTAGGAGTAGCAGAAGAAAATGTTATGTCTTTAGCTGGAATAGAAGTAAATCGTCTATCTAGAACGGTGTTAGTAGATGGAGAAGAAATTATATTGACACATAAGGAATTTGAACTTCTTGTTTATTTAATGGAGAACAAAGGAATTGTGTTGTCACGTCAACATTTATTAGATCAGTTATGGGGATATGATTACTACGGTGATGACCGAACGGTTGATACTCATATTAAAAAACTACGAAATAAGCTAGGAGATAAAGCGAAGCATATCGGTACTGTTATTCGAGTTGGTTATAAATTTGAAGAATAA
- the nrdG gene encoding anaerobic ribonucleoside-triphosphate reductase activating protein, with the protein MKVMNIIHDSVVDGEGLRTVVFFAGCPHRCFSCHNPKSWNICNGTEMTVEEIVKEIASNALTDVTFSGGDPFFQAAEVKKVAKAVKDLKKNLWMYTGYTLEEIQSSQNNDMIELLHYGDVLVDGRFEIEKKDLTLPFRGSSNQRIIRLKE; encoded by the coding sequence ATGAAAGTGATGAACATCATTCATGATAGTGTAGTAGATGGAGAAGGGTTGCGGACAGTCGTATTTTTTGCGGGCTGTCCGCATCGTTGTTTCAGCTGCCATAATCCGAAATCTTGGAATATTTGTAATGGAACTGAAATGACAGTAGAAGAAATTGTGAAAGAGATTGCAAGTAATGCATTAACTGATGTAACATTTTCAGGTGGAGATCCATTTTTTCAAGCTGCTGAAGTGAAAAAAGTAGCAAAAGCAGTGAAAGATTTGAAAAAAAATCTATGGATGTATACAGGTTATACGTTAGAAGAGATACAGAGTTCTCAAAATAATGATATGATAGAGTTGTTACATTATGGGGATGTTTTAGTCGATGGAAGATTTGAAATCGAGAAAAAAGATTTAACACTTCCATTTCGCGGAAGCTCCAATCAACGTATTATTCGATTGAAAGAGTAA
- a CDS encoding anaerobic ribonucleoside triphosphate reductase: MLQRNVRGEELMRVFETIVHGSEQDLMQENANVDGRSPMGVMGTFASESAKYYAVENLLSDQVKKAINQNILYPHDLDFYATGTTTCSQIPLAQMLANGFHTGHGHMRQPQDIKSALALSSIIFQANQNMQHGGQSFALFDIDLAPYVRKTVARHKKRLESYPLTKEQIEEFAWKETENDTYQACEAFVHNSNSMHSRGGGQVPFISINYGTDTSKEGRLLVRQLLKATQAGLGKGETPIFPIQIFKMKKGVNFEECDPNYDLFELALETTAERLFPNFSFLDAPFNAVHYDGRPESEVCYMGCRTRVMSNIHGEETAIGRGNLSFTSINLVKLALISGSKEAFFEALNYYLDLGIKQLLERFEYQCTKRARDFRFLYSQGVWRGGEKLHPEDSVASILKQGTLSLGFIGLAECLVALTGKHHGEDEESWKLGYEIISLMRDRMDKATEEHELNFSVIATPAEGLSGKFVKKDREEFGVISGITNHDYYTNSFHIPVYYNMQAINKIRLEGPFHALCNGGHITYIELDGAAMHNKQALKQIVRAMADHGIGYGSINHPVDRCKCCSYHGVIGNECPSCGNEDEANIERIRRITGYLVGDMSKWNSAKRSEEMDRVKHK; encoded by the coding sequence ATGTTACAACGAAATGTACGTGGAGAAGAATTAATGAGAGTGTTTGAGACGATTGTCCACGGTAGTGAGCAAGATTTAATGCAAGAAAATGCAAATGTAGATGGCCGCTCTCCGATGGGAGTAATGGGAACGTTCGCATCAGAGAGTGCGAAATATTATGCAGTTGAAAATTTATTGTCAGATCAAGTGAAAAAAGCGATAAATCAAAATATATTATATCCACATGACTTAGATTTTTATGCGACAGGAACGACGACTTGTTCGCAAATTCCGTTAGCGCAGATGCTTGCGAACGGTTTTCATACCGGACATGGGCATATGAGACAACCGCAAGACATTAAAAGTGCATTGGCTCTTTCGTCAATTATTTTTCAGGCGAATCAAAATATGCAGCACGGTGGTCAATCATTTGCACTCTTTGATATTGATTTAGCTCCATATGTGAGAAAAACAGTAGCGAGACATAAGAAACGATTAGAGTCATATCCGCTTACGAAAGAACAAATAGAAGAATTTGCATGGAAAGAAACAGAAAATGATACGTATCAGGCGTGTGAAGCTTTCGTTCATAATTCAAATAGTATGCACAGTAGGGGTGGGGGACAAGTACCGTTTATTTCTATTAACTATGGAACAGACACATCAAAAGAGGGACGGTTATTAGTTAGACAACTTTTAAAAGCGACACAAGCTGGTCTTGGTAAAGGGGAAACACCAATTTTTCCTATTCAAATTTTTAAAATGAAAAAAGGTGTGAACTTTGAAGAATGTGATCCGAACTATGATTTATTTGAATTAGCGTTAGAGACAACGGCTGAACGATTATTTCCTAACTTTTCATTTTTAGATGCGCCATTTAATGCAGTGCATTATGACGGACGACCGGAAAGTGAAGTATGTTACATGGGATGTCGTACCCGTGTTATGTCTAACATACATGGAGAAGAAACAGCGATTGGAAGAGGGAATTTATCATTTACGTCTATCAACTTAGTGAAATTAGCGTTAATTAGTGGTTCAAAAGAAGCATTTTTTGAAGCGTTAAATTATTACTTAGATTTAGGAATTAAGCAATTATTAGAGAGATTTGAGTATCAATGTACGAAGCGAGCAAGAGATTTTCGGTTTTTATATTCACAAGGTGTATGGCGCGGTGGAGAAAAGTTACATCCTGAAGATTCTGTAGCATCCATTTTAAAGCAAGGGACGTTAAGTCTTGGCTTTATCGGTCTTGCGGAGTGTTTAGTAGCTTTAACAGGAAAGCATCATGGAGAAGATGAAGAGTCATGGAAACTCGGGTATGAAATCATTTCTTTAATGAGAGATAGAATGGATAAAGCGACGGAAGAACATGAACTGAATTTCTCAGTAATTGCAACTCCTGCAGAAGGGTTATCAGGGAAGTTTGTGAAAAAAGATAGAGAAGAATTTGGTGTGATTAGCGGTATAACGAACCATGATTATTATACGAATTCATTCCATATCCCAGTTTACTATAACATGCAAGCGATAAATAAAATTCGTTTAGAAGGACCTTTCCACGCCCTATGTAACGGGGGACATATTACGTATATTGAACTAGACGGAGCAGCTATGCATAACAAACAGGCGTTAAAACAAATTGTACGAGCGATGGCAGATCATGGTATTGGATACGGTTCAATTAATCATCCAGTTGACCGTTGTAAGTGCTGTAGTTACCACGGAGTTATTGGCAATGAATGCCCAAGCTGCGGAAATGAAGATGAGGCTAATATAGAAAGAATTCGCCGTATAACAGGTTATCTTGTAGGTGATATGTCGAAGTGGAATAGTGCGAAACGTAGTGAAGAGATGGATCGGGTGAAGCATAAATGA
- the plsY gene encoding glycerol-3-phosphate 1-O-acyltransferase PlsY, protein MVTTYLLFIVAYLLGSIPFALVVGKIGYGIDIREHGSGNLGGTNTFRTLGKKAGFIVTIADILKGTLATSLPIIFGLDVHPLWFGLAAVLGHVYPIFAKFRGGKAVATSAGVLLCYSPVVFAILAVVFFSLLFTTRYVSLSSMVTAVVAVIASIVSGDKIFIIAMCLLAGMVIYKHRANIGRIINKTEPKANFSKKQK, encoded by the coding sequence ATGGTTACTACATATCTTTTATTTATCGTTGCCTACTTACTTGGCTCGATTCCATTCGCACTAGTCGTTGGAAAAATCGGCTACGGAATCGATATTCGTGAGCACGGAAGCGGTAATCTAGGCGGAACAAATACATTCCGCACACTAGGGAAAAAAGCAGGTTTTATCGTTACAATTGCTGACATTTTAAAAGGTACATTAGCAACAAGTCTACCGATTATTTTCGGATTAGATGTTCACCCACTATGGTTCGGATTAGCAGCTGTTCTTGGACATGTGTATCCGATTTTCGCGAAATTCCGTGGTGGTAAAGCTGTTGCAACTTCTGCTGGCGTGCTATTATGCTACTCTCCAGTTGTTTTTGCAATATTAGCTGTTGTCTTTTTCAGCCTTTTATTTACAACAAGATACGTATCACTTTCTTCTATGGTAACAGCCGTCGTTGCTGTTATTGCATCCATTGTTAGCGGGGATAAAATCTTCATTATTGCGATGTGTTTATTAGCAGGTATGGTTATTTATAAACACCGTGCAAATATCGGACGAATTATAAATAAAACTGAACCGAAAGCAAACTTTTCAAAAAAGCAAAAATAA
- a CDS encoding HesB/YadR/YfhF family protein, which translates to MNLSVTKEAAQWYKNELNLQSGETLRLFVQYGGCSTVQKGLSLGIRKDDPAHPAVQTQEEGINFFIEGDDEWFFDGHNLAVTFNDGDDFPQFNYEK; encoded by the coding sequence ATGAATCTTTCCGTAACAAAAGAAGCAGCACAATGGTATAAAAACGAATTAAACTTACAATCGGGTGAAACACTACGCCTTTTCGTACAATACGGCGGTTGCAGTACTGTGCAAAAAGGACTTTCTTTAGGTATTCGTAAAGATGACCCTGCACATCCTGCTGTTCAAACTCAAGAAGAAGGTATTAACTTCTTTATTGAAGGCGATGATGAGTGGTTCTTCGATGGACATAATTTAGCTGTTACATTTAACGACGGCGATGATTTCCCGCAATTTAATTATGAAAAATAA
- a CDS encoding acyl-CoA thioesterase gives MFVAEHEVEIRYAETDQMGVVYHSNYLVWLELGRTKLIQDLGFSYVEMEKEGIISPVLDLQISYRKAMRYGEKAIVKTWVDTVSPLRVVYGYEIYNGDGELCITASTTNICAKKEGFRPVSFKKLYPEWYAKYEEIKKK, from the coding sequence ATGTTTGTAGCAGAACATGAAGTTGAAATCCGTTATGCGGAAACAGATCAAATGGGTGTTGTTTACCATTCAAACTATTTGGTGTGGCTTGAATTAGGTCGCACGAAACTTATACAAGATTTAGGGTTTTCATATGTTGAAATGGAGAAAGAGGGAATTATTTCTCCTGTGTTAGACTTGCAGATTTCATATCGTAAAGCAATGCGTTACGGTGAAAAAGCAATTGTGAAAACGTGGGTGGACACTGTGAGCCCGCTTCGCGTTGTATATGGTTATGAAATATATAATGGTGATGGTGAACTTTGTATTACTGCAAGTACGACGAATATTTGTGCGAAAAAAGAAGGGTTCAGGCCCGTATCATTTAAAAAGTTATATCCAGAGTGGTATGCGAAATATGAGGAAATTAAGAAAAAATAA
- a CDS encoding glycosyl hydrolase family 18 protein translates to MIQIVTVRSGDSVYSLASKYGSTPDEIVKDNGLNPAETLVVGQALIVNTKGNNYYVQPGDSLYRISQTYNVPLASLAKVNNLSLKSILHVGQQLYIPKGTKRAVESIAYLQPSTIPIKESLVNATRAINPFLTYLAYFSFEAKRDGTLKEPTETAKIANIATQGKTIPMLVITNIENGNFSADLTSVILRDTSIQNKFITNILQTAEKYGMRDIHFDFESVAPEDREAYNRFLRNVKTRLPNGYTLSTTLVPKTSSNQKGKFFEAHDYKAQGQIVDFVVIMTYDWGWQGGPPMAISPIGPVKEVLQYAKSQMPPQKIMMGQNLYGFDWKLPFKQGNPPAKAISSVAAVALARKYNVPIRYDFTAQAPHFNYFDENGVQHEVWFEDSRSVQSKFNLMKEQGIGGISYWKIGLPFPQNWRLLVENFTITKKG, encoded by the coding sequence ATGATTCAAATTGTAACTGTTCGTAGCGGTGATAGTGTATATAGCTTGGCATCAAAATATGGATCAACACCTGACGAAATAGTAAAGGACAATGGATTAAATCCAGCTGAAACACTCGTTGTTGGTCAGGCACTGATCGTTAATACGAAAGGGAATAATTATTATGTACAGCCTGGTGATAGCCTATATCGAATCTCTCAAACATATAACGTACCTCTCGCTAGTTTAGCTAAAGTTAATAACTTATCTTTAAAATCCATTCTCCATGTTGGACAGCAATTATATATACCGAAAGGGACAAAACGTGCAGTAGAATCCATCGCTTATTTACAACCATCAACAATACCAATAAAAGAAAGTTTGGTTAATGCTACGCGTGCCATTAATCCATTTTTAACATATTTGGCTTACTTCAGTTTCGAGGCAAAAAGAGATGGTACATTGAAAGAACCAACTGAAACAGCTAAAATCGCTAATATTGCAACGCAAGGCAAAACCATCCCAATGCTCGTTATTACAAATATTGAAAATGGAAATTTCAGTGCCGATCTGACATCAGTTATTTTACGCGATACATCGATTCAAAACAAATTTATTACTAACATTTTACAAACAGCTGAGAAGTACGGTATGCGAGACATTCATTTTGATTTCGAGAGTGTAGCACCTGAAGATCGTGAAGCGTATAATCGTTTTTTACGAAATGTAAAAACACGATTACCTAATGGATACACATTGAGTACAACACTTGTACCGAAAACGAGCTCAAATCAAAAAGGTAAATTTTTCGAAGCTCACGATTATAAAGCACAAGGGCAAATTGTTGATTTCGTCGTCATTATGACATACGACTGGGGTTGGCAAGGCGGACCACCGATGGCTATTTCTCCTATCGGTCCTGTAAAAGAAGTGCTTCAATATGCAAAATCTCAAATGCCTCCCCAAAAAATTATGATGGGGCAAAACTTATACGGATTCGATTGGAAACTTCCGTTCAAACAAGGCAATCCGCCCGCAAAAGCGATTAGCTCTGTCGCAGCTGTCGCACTAGCTCGTAAATACAATGTCCCTATCCGCTATGATTTCACAGCTCAAGCTCCTCATTTCAATTACTTTGACGAAAACGGCGTACAACACGAAGTTTGGTTTGAAGATTCACGGTCTGTTCAAAGTAAATTCAATTTAATGAAAGAACAAGGTATAGGCGGTATTAGTTATTGGAAAATCGGTTTACCATTCCCGCAAAATTGGCGTTTACTCGTTGAAAACTTTACGATTACGAAAAAGGGCTGA
- the sspN gene encoding acid-soluble spore protein SspN, with amino-acid sequence MGNPKKNSKDFAPNHIGTQSKKAGGNKGKQMQDQTGKQPIVDNG; translated from the coding sequence ATGGGTAATCCGAAAAAGAATTCAAAAGACTTTGCACCGAATCATATTGGAACACAATCAAAAAAAGCTGGTGGCAATAAAGGAAAGCAAATGCAAGACCAAACGGGTAAACAACCGATTGTTGATAACGGTTAA
- a CDS encoding FbpB family small basic protein: MRRSRRKSFDELVKENKQQLLSDRDAIDRIEERIEKRYEMKLFKQAE; encoded by the coding sequence GTGAGAAGAAGTCGCCGTAAATCATTTGACGAACTTGTGAAAGAAAATAAACAACAATTATTAAGTGATCGTGATGCAATCGATCGCATTGAAGAGCGTATTGAAAAACGTTATGAAATGAAACTTTTTAAGCAAGCTGAATAA
- a CDS encoding DAPG hydrolase family protein, with product MKNQVSIVVEHELNNVTPEMIDWWWDNIDNSERYKLWHPEEHVDFKWLVDPKVHGHVGAISASIESAGDGLEFPLRIRWEDPKDCPINTHYSHVLMGSCLDDNDDVISQVIHQYEKSENGTVMTSTFIFPKGLPPFINLSGLYKHNVEEMSEFSNFLPELFKENL from the coding sequence ATGAAAAACCAAGTATCAATAGTAGTTGAACATGAATTGAATAACGTAACACCAGAAATGATTGACTGGTGGTGGGATAATATTGATAACTCTGAACGATATAAACTATGGCACCCAGAAGAACATGTTGATTTTAAATGGTTAGTTGATCCTAAAGTACATGGGCATGTAGGAGCCATATCAGCTTCAATTGAATCTGCTGGGGATGGACTGGAATTTCCGCTAAGAATTAGATGGGAAGATCCTAAAGATTGTCCTATAAATACACATTACAGCCATGTTTTAATGGGTTCATGTTTAGATGATAATGACGATGTAATTTCACAAGTAATACATCAATATGAAAAATCCGAGAACGGTACAGTAATGACTTCTACATTCATCTTCCCGAAAGGATTACCACCATTTATTAATCTAAGTGGTTTATATAAACACAATGTAGAAGAAATGAGTGAGTTCAGTAATTTTTTACCAGAACTGTTCAAAGAAAATTTGTAA
- a CDS encoding 3'-5' exonuclease — protein sequence MGNVSLPLDYVVIDFETTGFNPYNDKIIQVAAVKYRNHELVDQFVSYVNPERSIPDRITSLTGITNYRVSDAPTIEEVLPLFLAFLHTNVIVAHNASFDMRFLKSNVNMLGLSEPKNKVIDTVFLAKKYMKHAPNHKLETLKRMLGIRLSSHNAFDDCITCAAVYQKCASIEEETNRKSDTEVLDETAVYEAVKKILVRNKRDIEWVRCMNIGSYLDIKAFYTVMRIKVKGRKKYVLTEILEDDVKELCPSLKCEPALKSEIGNTRIMLNSLEDVLKLESYILEQYDFVLQSLRDYKESEVNAEEKLKEYLNVMV from the coding sequence GTGGGGAATGTATCCTTACCGTTAGATTATGTTGTAATTGATTTTGAAACAACAGGATTTAACCCTTATAATGATAAAATTATTCAAGTCGCAGCAGTGAAATATCGTAATCATGAACTAGTAGATCAGTTTGTTTCCTATGTGAATCCAGAGCGTTCAATTCCAGACCGGATAACGAGTTTAACAGGTATTACAAATTATCGTGTTTCAGATGCACCGACGATTGAAGAAGTATTACCTTTATTTTTAGCATTTTTACATACAAATGTTATTGTCGCTCATAATGCATCTTTTGATATGCGTTTTTTGAAAAGTAATGTAAATATGCTTGGGCTGTCCGAACCTAAAAACAAAGTGATTGACACTGTGTTTTTAGCAAAGAAATATATGAAGCACGCGCCTAATCATAAACTTGAAACGTTAAAGCGAATGCTTGGCATTCGTTTAAGTTCTCATAATGCATTTGATGATTGTATTACGTGTGCAGCTGTTTATCAAAAATGTGCATCTATTGAAGAAGAAACAAACAGGAAATCAGATACGGAAGTACTTGATGAAACAGCAGTATATGAGGCTGTAAAAAAGATACTTGTAAGAAATAAACGTGATATTGAATGGGTTCGTTGCATGAATATAGGAAGTTATTTAGATATAAAAGCTTTTTATACAGTTATGAGAATAAAAGTAAAAGGGCGAAAGAAATACGTATTAACAGAGATATTAGAAGATGATGTGAAAGAACTATGTCCGAGTTTAAAGTGTGAACCGGCGTTAAAAAGTGAAATTGGTAATACGAGAATTATGCTTAATAGCTTAGAGGATGTCTTGAAATTAGAAAGTTATATTTTAGAACAGTATGATTTCGTACTGCAATCGCTGCGTGATTATAAAGAAAGTGAAGTGAATGCAGAAGAGAAATTAAAAGAGTATTTAAACGTTATGGTATAA
- a CDS encoding TlpA family protein disulfide reductase, producing the protein MWRKLTIIVVLLFLAGYAAYEQFGKNDQAVQGEQEKSEAAMKEMIASNGIEIGKSAPDFALTKLDGTNVKLSDLKGKKVILNFWATWCGPCQQEMPDMEAFYKEHKGNVEILAINYTPSEKGGGVEKVSNFAKEKGITFPILLDKNIDVTTAYKVITIPTSYFIDTKGVIQDKFIGPMTQKEMEKRIAKLK; encoded by the coding sequence ATGTGGCGGAAGCTTACGATTATTGTAGTGTTACTTTTTTTAGCGGGATATGCAGCTTATGAACAGTTTGGTAAAAACGATCAGGCGGTACAAGGAGAGCAAGAAAAAAGTGAAGCTGCTATGAAAGAGATGATTGCAAGTAATGGTATTGAAATAGGTAAGAGTGCACCAGATTTTGCATTAACGAAGTTAGATGGAACGAATGTAAAGTTATCGGATTTAAAAGGAAAGAAAGTGATTTTAAACTTTTGGGCAACGTGGTGTGGACCTTGCCAGCAAGAAATGCCGGATATGGAGGCTTTCTATAAAGAACATAAAGGAAACGTAGAAATTTTAGCAATAAATTATACGCCTTCTGAAAAAGGTGGGGGAGTAGAAAAAGTAAGTAATTTTGCTAAGGAGAAAGGAATTACTTTTCCTATTTTATTGGACAAGAACATTGATGTAACAACAGCCTATAAAGTAATTACGATTCCAACTTCGTATTTTATAGATACGAAAGGTGTCATTCAAGATAAGTTCATTGGACCGATGACGCAAAAAGAGATGGAGAAACGAATCGCTAAATTAAAATAA
- a CDS encoding ABC transporter ATP-binding protein → MERDETIWFHPFLFTIKNGGNVMKEYKRILLPLQKEKILVIAAVCSGIFAAILNLSRPLFMGLIIDNLIQRELKAAYVYITLFAASRLLMWVNNLSFNYISSKASQRILRRKRIDVMRHFLALPFEESEKIKEGELETLVVSDIPNWVRLYGSILIEYIHAIAQFIGAFIALQHIDMKFILWVTPFLFLSATVPMLAGKKVRNIASIAQKNQSSVVEMVSQFVKGAQDLRSLQKEKWVIHLFKGVTAQSYKTEVKKTMIQHCIGVVGTVIETGAYIVVLIIGAQKIMKGEMEVGSLVAVLATIEMLFFPVRYVGDLLMMTQVAVASANRVFSFLDKRVADSHVERAMGMTVTNVSFQESDEEKCRIKNIDLQINPGEFVIIVGESGSGKTTLLKLMTGLYKPSNGSVVCYGQKARMTTVWQEPRFFRKTVKENMYFGEEYLEKQLEKNIELINVKPIIRDLPEGIQTVLHKSGEEFSGGERKRLALLRAIVSNPNLIILDEPTAGLDPSNQETVWNMIESLGREVTRIVATHDVEKAILADRVVIMKEGSIVACGRPEKLMHSHSFFKRCE, encoded by the coding sequence ATGGAAAGGGATGAAACCATTTGGTTTCATCCCTTTCTTTTTACTATAAAAAACGGAGGGAATGTCATGAAAGAATATAAAAGAATATTGTTACCGTTACAGAAAGAAAAAATATTAGTAATAGCAGCTGTATGCAGTGGGATTTTTGCAGCTATTTTAAATTTATCCCGTCCACTATTCATGGGGTTAATTATAGATAACCTGATTCAACGGGAGTTAAAGGCGGCGTATGTGTATATTACATTGTTTGCAGCTAGCCGCTTGTTGATGTGGGTGAACAATCTTTCATTTAATTATATAAGCTCCAAAGCAAGTCAACGAATATTGCGGAGGAAGCGTATAGATGTAATGCGTCATTTTCTCGCATTACCATTTGAAGAGAGTGAAAAGATTAAGGAAGGAGAGTTAGAGACGTTAGTTGTGTCTGATATTCCAAACTGGGTCAGATTATATGGTTCTATATTAATAGAATATATACACGCCATTGCGCAATTTATAGGTGCATTCATAGCGTTACAACATATAGATATGAAGTTCATATTGTGGGTAACTCCGTTTTTATTTTTAAGTGCAACGGTTCCGATGTTGGCGGGAAAAAAGGTAAGAAATATTGCAAGTATTGCTCAAAAGAATCAATCAAGTGTTGTAGAGATGGTGTCACAGTTTGTAAAAGGAGCACAAGATTTACGTAGTTTGCAAAAAGAAAAGTGGGTCATTCACTTATTTAAGGGAGTGACGGCACAATCTTATAAAACAGAAGTAAAGAAGACGATGATACAACATTGTATTGGAGTGGTTGGCACAGTGATTGAAACGGGGGCATATATCGTTGTTCTCATTATAGGTGCGCAAAAAATAATGAAGGGGGAAATGGAAGTTGGTTCACTGGTTGCAGTATTAGCCACAATTGAAATGCTCTTTTTTCCAGTCCGTTACGTGGGCGATTTATTAATGATGACACAGGTTGCAGTCGCTTCGGCAAATAGAGTTTTTTCCTTTTTAGATAAACGAGTGGCAGATAGTCATGTGGAAAGAGCGATGGGGATGACGGTAACAAATGTTTCATTTCAGGAGAGTGATGAAGAGAAATGTAGGATAAAAAACATTGATTTGCAAATTAATCCTGGTGAATTCGTTATTATTGTGGGGGAAAGTGGTTCGGGAAAAACAACGCTTTTAAAATTAATGACAGGGTTGTATAAACCATCTAACGGTAGCGTTGTTTGTTATGGTCAAAAGGCTCGTATGACTACAGTGTGGCAAGAACCTCGTTTCTTTCGGAAGACCGTAAAAGAGAATATGTATTTCGGGGAGGAGTATTTAGAAAAACAGTTAGAAAAAAATATTGAACTTATAAATGTGAAGCCGATTATTAGAGATTTACCTGAAGGGATTCAAACTGTACTACATAAAAGTGGTGAAGAGTTTTCGGGAGGGGAAAGGAAACGTCTTGCATTATTACGTGCCATTGTTTCAAATCCGAATCTTATTATTTTAGATGAACCGACTGCGGGATTAGATCCGAGCAATCAAGAAACGGTTTGGAATATGATAGAAAGTCTAGGAAGAGAGGTAACAAGAATTGTGGCAACACATGATGTAGAGAAAGCGATACTAGCAGATCGTGTTGTCATAATGAAAGAAGGAAGTATTGTTGCATGTGGAAGGCCTGAAAAATTAATGCATAGTCATTCGTTTTTTAAGAGATGTGAATAA